The following are from one region of the Salvia hispanica cultivar TCC Black 2014 chromosome 1, UniMelb_Shisp_WGS_1.0, whole genome shotgun sequence genome:
- the LOC125187738 gene encoding profilin-like: MWLQSYIYDQLRSDIGYSYFLSSIAMVSHDGAILAQTFNFPKLKPNEVTSMMNEFDNPGTLAPTGLQIGGSSYFVIRGEPDAIIRGTGKNMGHNVTIKKTTLGLIVCMMRDFVVFRATWLSRRWVIILFNRAFNCWRDFGKKGLNSLVVFSSW, translated from the exons ATGTGGTTGCAATCATACATATATGACCAGTTGAGGTCCGATATTGGTTACAGCTATTTCCTCAGTTCCATCGCCATGGTCAGCCATGACGGTGCCATTTTGGCCCAAACCTTTAACTTCCCAAAG TTGAAGCCTAACGAGGTAACATCTATGATGAACGAATTTGATAATCCCGGTACGTTAGCTCCGACCGGATTGCAGATTGGGGGAAGTAGTTACTTTGTGATTCGAGGCGAGCCTGATGCCATCATTCGAGGGACAGGAAAGAAT ATGGGGCATAATGTCACCATAAAAAAGACTACTCTTGGCTTGATCGTATGTATGATGCGAGATTTTGTTGTGTTCCGGGCAACATGGCTGTCGAGGCGATGGGTGATTATCTTATTCAACAGGGCCTTTAACTGTTGGAGAGATTTCGGAAAAAAGGGATTAAATTCGTTGG TGGTATTCTCAAGCTGGTGA